The sequence CCCGCTGACCGAACAGGAGCTGATCGACTGGTCCCGGGAGCGCCTGGGCAAGCACAAGTACCCGCGTCAGGTCCGGTTCGCCGAGTCGCTCCCGCTCGGGCCCAGCATGAAGGTGCTCAAGCGGGAGCTGCGCAAGCAGTACTCAGGTCAGTAGCCGTCGGAGCTCCGCGACGATCGGGACGTCCGCGGGCAACCACGGGACGCTGTCCAACTGGTCCACGGCCAGCCAGCGCAGGGCGGAGTGCTCCAGCGCCTGCGGGACGCCGCCGTCGAGCACCTCGACGGCGTAGACCCGCAGCACGGCCCGGCCGTGGGCCAGCGGCACGTCCGGGCCGACCCGCGACCCGACCTCGACCGTGATGCCGAGCTCCTCGGCGCACTCCCGGGCCAGCGCCTGCTGCTCGGTCTCCCCCGGCTCCACCTTGCCCCCGGGGAACTCCCACTTGCCGGCCGCCTCCGGCGGGGCGCTGCGCTGGCAGGCGAGCACCCGCCCACCCGCGGTGATCACCGCCGCGACAATCACCCTGGGTGATGGCGGCGCCTTGACGTACTGTTCCG is a genomic window of Actinoplanes teichomyceticus ATCC 31121 containing:
- a CDS encoding (deoxy)nucleoside triphosphate pyrophosphohydrolase is translated as MPSEQYVKAPPSPRVIVAAVITAGGRVLACQRSAPPEAAGKWEFPGGKVEPGETEQQALARECAEELGITVEVGSRVGPDVPLAHGRAVLRVYAVEVLDGGVPQALEHSALRWLAVDQLDSVPWLPADVPIVAELRRLLT